One window of the Anaerolineales bacterium genome contains the following:
- a CDS encoding alkaline phosphatase family protein — protein sequence MTIPSFLRSRFFIAGCLFAAAGFLAILWTVRLMESVYDYRSPLSSAPPLVQEPLGHAVSERLVIILVDGLREDVSHDPDLMPYLQTLREQGAWATMHSRPFSYSQPGYSTLLIGAWPDLNDGPALNMDRDAIRVWTQDNLFSAVHRTGGVTFIAAHDPFEKMIPAPDISEGFFTDHCDQFGDNLILNKALARVQSGGQNLMLIHFCQVDDAGDNRGGPNGAAYKDAATRVDAMIQMLASMMDFSKDTLMIVSDHGQIDAGGHGGPEADNLVEPFILAGAGVWPGYFGQMQMVDVAPTAAALLGAAIPSSSQGQVLWWMLTLDQEVLDALPAAAGVQQKQLYEYYTRMIGTGNTTFTAKLDLEEENPVVKYQAGIERARGNRLGGEVMGRAFLLFLPAAAAIYLGWKFFSRRLLERVFLFLLYALAFSAVYLFAFQQTFSLSRAPNQTVFILAIVVSSAAGFLAAWLADVIWRKTLSAGMEEAAGNTLALAGLFLCLLSLLVAAHFLLNGTVVRWTLPEVNSAFFGLLAMIQIFTLAILGGVLAGAAALAKRPAVREAGVKSHPKRSVSEAAPKQPAERAATSRRRTGRGGRRR from the coding sequence ATGACGATACCCAGTTTTCTGCGTTCCCGTTTTTTCATTGCCGGGTGCCTTTTTGCGGCGGCGGGCTTCCTGGCGATCCTTTGGACGGTAAGGTTGATGGAATCCGTTTATGACTACCGGTCGCCGCTGTCCTCTGCTCCGCCGTTGGTGCAGGAGCCGCTTGGACACGCCGTTTCGGAACGGCTGGTCATCATCCTGGTGGACGGCCTGCGCGAAGATGTCTCGCACGACCCGGACCTGATGCCGTACCTGCAGACCCTGCGCGAGCAGGGCGCTTGGGCTACCATGCACAGCCGGCCGTTTTCCTATTCCCAGCCCGGGTATTCCACCCTGCTAATTGGCGCCTGGCCGGATCTCAACGACGGCCCCGCGCTCAACATGGACCGAGATGCGATCCGGGTCTGGACTCAGGACAACCTCTTCTCCGCGGTCCACCGCACGGGCGGCGTAACGTTCATCGCGGCGCACGATCCGTTCGAAAAGATGATTCCCGCCCCGGACATCTCCGAAGGCTTCTTCACCGATCATTGCGATCAGTTCGGGGACAACCTGATTCTCAACAAGGCACTGGCGCGGGTCCAATCCGGCGGACAGAATTTGATGCTGATCCATTTCTGCCAGGTGGACGACGCCGGAGACAACCGCGGCGGCCCGAACGGCGCAGCCTACAAAGACGCCGCCACCCGGGTGGACGCGATGATCCAGATGCTGGCCTCGATGATGGATTTCTCGAAGGATACCTTGATGATCGTCAGCGATCACGGCCAGATCGATGCCGGAGGCCATGGCGGTCCGGAGGCGGACAATTTGGTGGAGCCCTTCATCCTGGCCGGGGCGGGCGTTTGGCCGGGGTATTTCGGACAGATGCAGATGGTGGACGTGGCGCCCACCGCCGCGGCCCTGCTCGGCGCCGCCATCCCTTCCTCCAGCCAAGGCCAGGTGCTGTGGTGGATGCTCACGCTGGATCAGGAAGTGCTCGACGCCCTGCCCGCCGCTGCCGGCGTTCAGCAAAAACAATTGTATGAATACTACACAAGGATGATTGGAACCGGAAACACCACCTTCACGGCCAAGCTCGATCTCGAGGAGGAAAACCCGGTCGTCAAATATCAGGCCGGCATCGAACGCGCGCGGGGCAACCGCTTGGGCGGAGAAGTGATGGGCCGCGCCTTTTTGCTGTTCCTGCCCGCGGCTGCGGCAATCTACTTGGGATGGAAATTCTTCAGCCGCAGGCTGTTGGAGCGGGTTTTCCTGTTCCTGCTCTACGCTCTGGCGTTTTCCGCCGTCTACCTGTTCGCCTTCCAGCAGACCTTCTCGCTGAGCCGGGCGCCGAACCAGACGGTCTTCATCCTGGCGATCGTCGTATCCTCCGCGGCGGGCTTTCTCGCCGCTTGGCTCGCGGACGTCATCTGGCGCAAGACCCTTTCGGCGGGGATGGAAGAAGCCGCCGGAAACACCCTTGCCCTGGCGGGCTTGTTCCTGTGCCTTCTATCGTTGTTGGTGGCGGCCCATTTCCTTCTCAACGGGACGGTGGTCCGCTGGACCCTTCCGGAGGTGAACAGCGCGTTCTTCGGCCTGCTGGCGATGATCCAGATCTTCACTCTGGCGATTCTGGGAGGCGTCCTGGCAGGCGCCGCGGCGCTGGCCAAGCGGCCGGCTGTCCGGGAAGCCGGGGTAAAATCGCATCCCAAACGTTCCGTATCGGAGGCTGCGCCGAAGCAGCCTGCGGAGCGCGCCGCGACTTCGAGGAGACGAACCGGCCGCGGCGGCCGCAGACGATAG
- a CDS encoding CCA tRNA nucleotidyltransferase translates to MSKTVNSQGKAPGFPLPPIVEEIRAHLPEGDAFLVGGAIRDSILRRPVFDIDICLRGSGVHAAKMVADAFGAACYPLDAERGIGRVILLRGNIRYTLDFASLRTASIEEDLALRDFTSNAIALPLAAESGLIDPLRGESDVRGGILRACSPHAIDDDPVRAIRAVRLATQLGFRIEKITKEQARAGAAVLGRASSERIRDEFFRILSGRKAAAAVASLKSLGLLREILPETAGLDGMGRAESRRDSVWGHTLTVLEKLEMACDLLAREESEGDRAAGALAFARDRLNRFRGPLAEYLARPICDERPVRGLLFLAAILHDAAKPETRSVNALGEVHYLGHEQLGADWAQYRSAALRFSNDEADFISKIVRNHMRPRLLQSSGPVTRRAVFRFFRGTGPCGISVCLLFLADVLASHPAEDSPEPWPSAVETVHSLLEGYFERPEEIVHPAPLLSGDDLMREFDLRPGPQIGELLDALREAQAAGEVGSREEALALVERGLGR, encoded by the coding sequence ATGAGCAAAACGGTGAACTCCCAAGGAAAAGCGCCTGGCTTCCCCCTGCCCCCGATCGTGGAAGAGATTCGCGCCCACCTTCCCGAGGGCGACGCTTTCCTGGTCGGCGGCGCCATCCGCGATTCGATTCTCCGCCGGCCGGTCTTCGACATCGACATCTGCCTGCGCGGAAGCGGCGTCCATGCGGCCAAGATGGTGGCCGATGCGTTCGGCGCCGCCTGCTATCCGCTGGATGCAGAGCGCGGGATCGGCCGCGTGATCCTCTTGCGCGGGAACATCCGCTACACGCTCGATTTTGCTTCGCTGCGCACGGCGTCGATCGAGGAGGATCTCGCCCTGCGCGATTTCACGTCCAACGCGATCGCCCTGCCCCTGGCGGCGGAATCCGGTTTGATCGATCCTCTGCGCGGGGAGTCCGACGTGCGCGGCGGAATCCTGCGCGCCTGTTCTCCGCACGCCATCGACGATGACCCGGTGCGGGCTATCCGGGCCGTCCGGCTCGCCACCCAACTCGGCTTCCGCATCGAAAAAATCACCAAGGAACAGGCGCGGGCCGGCGCCGCCGTGCTTGGCAGAGCCTCGTCCGAGCGAATCCGCGACGAGTTCTTCCGAATCCTGTCCGGACGAAAGGCCGCCGCAGCCGTCGCCTCTCTGAAATCACTCGGGCTGTTAAGGGAGATCCTTCCGGAAACCGCAGGCCTGGACGGGATGGGACGGGCGGAATCGCGCCGCGACAGCGTTTGGGGGCACACCCTGACGGTTCTGGAAAAACTGGAGATGGCGTGCGATTTACTGGCGCGGGAAGAATCCGAAGGGGACCGCGCCGCCGGAGCCCTGGCCTTCGCGCGCGACCGATTGAACCGGTTCCGCGGACCCCTGGCCGAATACCTCGCGCGCCCGATCTGCGATGAGCGCCCGGTGCGCGGCCTCCTTTTCCTGGCCGCCATCCTCCACGACGCCGCCAAGCCGGAAACCCGCAGCGTGAACGCCCTCGGCGAGGTGCATTACCTGGGGCACGAACAACTCGGCGCGGATTGGGCCCAATACCGCTCCGCCGCGCTCCGGTTTTCGAACGATGAGGCGGATTTTATTTCCAAGATCGTCCGCAACCACATGCGTCCGCGCCTGCTGCAATCCAGCGGACCGGTCACCCGGCGGGCAGTGTTCCGCTTCTTCCGCGGAACCGGCCCGTGCGGCATTTCGGTCTGCCTGCTGTTTCTGGCGGATGTGCTCGCTTCTCACCCGGCGGAGGATTCCCCGGAGCCGTGGCCGTCCGCGGTCGAGACGGTGCATTCCCTCCTCGAGGGATATTTCGAACGGCCTGAGGAGATCGTCCACCCGGCTCCTCTGCTCTCAGGTGACGACCTGATGCGCGAGTTTGACCTGCGTCCCGGGCCGCAGATCGGAGAACTGCTCGACGCACTGCGCGAGGCGCAGGCGGCGGGAGAGGTCGGCTCACGCGAGGAGGCACTCGCGTTGGTCGAACGCGGCCTGGGACGGTAA
- the hpt gene encoding hypoxanthine phosphoribosyltransferase: MNGAPVSPPQRQKVLISAERIQARVRELAEAIDRDYAGKNPMLVCILRGGVIFLADLVRQLRIPLVVDFMAVSSYAPSARQSSGQVRITFDLGSAIAGRDVLVVEDIIDSGRTLASVLELLHARRPRSLEVCVLLDKTERRKVEIPLRYCGFAIPDRYVFGYGLDIDEYNRNLPYIAVEAENPSGK, from the coding sequence ATGAACGGCGCACCGGTATCCCCGCCGCAGAGACAGAAAGTGCTGATCTCCGCCGAGCGGATCCAGGCCAGGGTTCGGGAATTGGCCGAGGCGATCGACCGCGATTACGCCGGAAAGAACCCGATGCTGGTCTGCATCCTGCGCGGCGGCGTGATCTTCCTGGCGGACCTGGTGCGCCAGCTGCGCATCCCGCTTGTTGTGGATTTCATGGCGGTCTCGTCCTACGCTCCGAGCGCGCGCCAATCCTCCGGGCAGGTGCGGATCACCTTCGACCTGGGATCCGCGATCGCCGGCCGCGACGTGCTGGTGGTCGAGGACATCATCGACAGCGGACGTACCCTCGCCTCCGTCCTGGAACTGTTGCACGCGCGGCGCCCCCGCTCGCTCGAGGTGTGCGTCCTGCTCGATAAAACCGAACGGCGCAAGGTGGAGATCCCCCTGCGCTACTGCGGCTTCGCCATCCCCGACCGCTATGTGTTCGGGTACGGACTGGACATCGACGAATATAACCGCAACCTTCCGTACATCGCGGTAGAGGCGGAAAATCCTTCCGGAAAATGA
- a CDS encoding thymidine kinase, whose product MPATGSLEVITGPMFSGKTDELIRRLRRARIARQKVQVFFPAADSRYAGYGCAKVASHAGAEFDAVPVRSAQEILPAVEAETGLVGIDDAHFFDDDLLRVAQKLASAGVRVIVAGLDTDFRGEPFGPMPALMAQAERLDKLQAICMVCGEPASRTQRLINGRPAGAHEPVLVVGAGELYEARCRAHHEVPRA is encoded by the coding sequence ATGCCCGCCACCGGCTCGCTCGAGGTGATCACCGGCCCGATGTTCAGCGGGAAGACCGACGAACTCATCCGCCGGCTGCGCCGCGCGCGCATCGCCCGCCAGAAGGTTCAGGTGTTCTTCCCGGCGGCGGATTCGCGCTACGCCGGATACGGTTGCGCCAAGGTCGCCTCGCACGCGGGCGCGGAATTCGACGCCGTGCCGGTCCGCTCCGCGCAGGAAATCCTGCCGGCGGTGGAAGCCGAGACCGGCCTGGTGGGGATCGACGATGCCCATTTCTTCGACGACGACCTGCTCCGCGTCGCGCAGAAGCTGGCATCCGCGGGCGTGCGGGTGATCGTCGCCGGCCTCGACACCGATTTCCGCGGCGAACCTTTCGGACCGATGCCGGCCCTGATGGCCCAAGCCGAGCGGCTCGACAAGCTCCAAGCGATCTGCATGGTCTGCGGCGAACCCGCCTCACGCACCCAGCGGCTGATCAACGGCCGGCCGGCCGGCGCCCACGAACCGGTCCTCGTCGTGGGTGCCGGCGAGCTCTACGAAGCGCGCTGCCGCGCGCACCACGAGGTGCCGAGGGCATGA
- the rpmE gene encoding 50S ribosomal protein L31 has translation MKVKIHPKYFPNATVICACGNTWHTGSTVETIRTDICSKCHPLFTGEQRIVDTEGQVDRFYKKLEARSQYVAEAKAREEAKTSTDQPISILELGERVEGALRKAGIEKISQALEKLALGDDAVLAIEGFGRKSLIDMKKRMRSRGFVLPGDAEPAPDAAVETPAA, from the coding sequence ATGAAAGTGAAAATTCATCCGAAGTATTTCCCGAACGCCACCGTGATCTGCGCCTGCGGTAACACCTGGCACACCGGATCCACGGTGGAGACGATCCGCACCGACATCTGCTCGAAGTGCCATCCGCTCTTCACCGGCGAACAGCGCATCGTCGACACCGAAGGCCAAGTCGACCGCTTCTACAAGAAGCTGGAAGCCCGCTCGCAGTACGTGGCCGAAGCCAAGGCGCGCGAGGAGGCCAAAACCTCCACCGACCAGCCGATCTCGATTCTCGAGCTGGGTGAGCGCGTCGAAGGTGCGCTGAGGAAGGCCGGCATCGAGAAGATCAGCCAAGCGCTGGAGAAACTCGCCCTGGGCGACGACGCCGTGCTCGCGATCGAGGGCTTTGGACGTAAGAGTCTGATCGATATGAAGAAGCGCATGCGCTCGCGCGGCTTCGTCCTTCCCGGCGACGCCGAACCGGCGCCGGACGCCGCGGTAGAAACCCCGGCGGCCTGA
- the rpmA gene encoding 50S ribosomal protein L27: MAHKKGAGSSRNNRDSQSQRLGVKRYGGQFIHAGTIIIRQRGTRIRPGQNVAKGRDDTLFATVDGVVQFEFARGGRRKVNVLPPEAKAA, encoded by the coding sequence ATGGCCCACAAGAAAGGCGCCGGCTCCAGCCGGAACAACCGCGACAGCCAGTCCCAGCGCCTGGGCGTCAAGCGTTACGGCGGCCAGTTCATCCACGCCGGCACCATCATCATCCGCCAGCGCGGGACCCGCATCCGCCCCGGACAGAACGTCGCCAAGGGCCGCGACGACACGCTCTTCGCCACGGTTGACGGAGTCGTGCAATTCGAGTTCGCCCGCGGCGGACGCCGCAAAGTTAACGTCCTGCCGCCGGAAGCCAAGGCCGCCTGA
- the rplU gene encoding 50S ribosomal protein L21, which yields MKYAIVQSGGKQYRVSEGSILEVDRLAAEPEKSYQFEEVLMVTDDGKVNVGAPTVSGAKVKAVVLEHVRGPKVRVFHYKSKMRYRKTQGHRQEYTRLRVEKITAGKKGSED from the coding sequence ATGAAGTACGCCATCGTCCAAAGCGGCGGCAAACAATACCGCGTCTCGGAAGGCTCCATCCTCGAAGTCGACCGCCTCGCCGCCGAACCCGAAAAATCCTACCAATTCGAGGAAGTTTTGATGGTCACCGACGACGGAAAAGTCAACGTCGGCGCGCCGACGGTTTCCGGGGCGAAGGTCAAAGCCGTCGTCCTCGAACACGTCCGCGGGCCCAAGGTGCGCGTGTTCCACTACAAAAGCAAAATGCGCTACCGCAAGACCCAGGGCCACCGCCAGGAGTACACCCGGCTGCGCGTCGAAAAAATCACCGCCGGCAAGAAAGGATCGGAGGATTAA